From the Micromonospora echinofusca genome, the window CCCTCCACGCAGCGCTCCAGTTCGGTGAAGCGCACCGGGCCCGGGGAGGCGGCGACCAGGATGCCGATGCTCCACTTGCCGCCCACCCGGTCCAGCACCTCGCGGACGGTGCACGCCTTGGCCTGACCGGGCGTGCAGGGCTCGCCGACCGCCCCGTACGCCTGCGCCGCCCGGCCGACGGTCGCGTCGCTGTTCCCCTGGGACATGGAAGTTGTCTCCTCACGCTCCGCCTCATGGTCACAGAGGGTCGCCCCGGTAACAAACCGTGTACCGGGGAGGCCCGCCCTCGTGGCGGGCCCCACGGTTCTCGACGCCGGCCGGGCGGGTGACGATCCGTTCGTCGCGGTTCGCACCGCCGCGTCCGGTTGACCGCCGGTCCACGGGCCGCGAAGGTGGTCGGATGAGTGGCGCTGACGCGACCCGCGACGGGGTGTCGCTGACCAACCTCGACCAGCCGCTGTTCGACGGCGCCGACGCGACCAAGCGGGACCTGGTCGACTACCTCGACGCGGTCCACGAGCGGATCCTGCCCCAGTTGCGGGGCCGACCGCTGTCGGTGATCCGGGTCCGGCCGGGGCAGCCGCCGTTCATGCAGAAGAACCTGCCGAAGTACACCCCGGACTGGGTGGCCCGCACGCCGGTCTGGGCCGAGGCGTCGCACCGCGAGATCTCGTACGCGCTCTGCGACGACCGGCGCACCCTGCTCTGGTTCGGCAACCAGCGTGCGGTGGAGTACCACCCCACCCTCGCCACGGTCGACGACCTGCACCGCCCCACCCACCTGGTGCTGGACCTCGACCCGCCGGAGGGGGACTCCTTCGCGCTGGCGGTCGCCGCCGCACGGCTGGTCCGGCAGGCGCTCGCCGACGTGGGGCTCGCCGGAGCGGTCAAGACCAGCGGCGCCAAGGGCGTACACGTCTTCGTGCCCGTGGCGCAGGGTGCCACGGTCGAGGACATGGCCGCCGCCACCCGCGCGGTGGCGGCCCGCGCCGAACGGCTGGATCCGGCGCTGGCCACCACCGCCTTCATCCGCGAGGACCGGGGCGGCCGGGTGTTCGTCGACTCGACCCGGGCCGGCGGCGCGACGGTGGTGGCCGCCTACAGTCCCCGGCTGCGGCCGGGCGTGCCGGTCTCCTTCCCCGTCGACTGGGCCGACCTGGGCGACGTGGTCCCGGCGGACTTCACGATCCGTACCGCCCCGGCGCTCGTCGCCGAGCGCGATCCCTGGGCCGAGCGGCTGCCCGCGCCGCAGCTGCTCCCGGCGGACCTGGTCGCGGAAGGGCACACCATCCCGATCGCCCGGGTGCAGGCCATGCACGA encodes:
- the ligD gene encoding non-homologous end-joining DNA ligase, which translates into the protein MSGADATRDGVSLTNLDQPLFDGADATKRDLVDYLDAVHERILPQLRGRPLSVIRVRPGQPPFMQKNLPKYTPDWVARTPVWAEASHREISYALCDDRRTLLWFGNQRAVEYHPTLATVDDLHRPTHLVLDLDPPEGDSFALAVAAARLVRQALADVGLAGAVKTSGAKGVHVFVPVAQGATVEDMAAATRAVAARAERLDPALATTAFIREDRGGRVFVDSTRAGGATVVAAYSPRLRPGVPVSFPVDWADLGDVVPADFTIRTAPALVAERDPWAERLPAPQLLPADLVAEGHTIPIARVQAMHEGKRRARARRAAD